The nucleotide window AAAGAGCTGAACGACAAGAAGAAAAGGTGAAAAATGACGCGCCTTCTCCGGATATCCGTCTCAAGACGGAACATTCCAGACAAACTGAAACTCAAGAAGATATTCCATTTCAAAGAAGCTCGATTCCCACTCAACTCAAACGTCAAGTCATTCACAGAGACAAAGATAAATGCCAGCACCAATACTATGATGGTTCAATATGTGAAAACCAAAGGTTCATAGAAATTCACCACAAGATACCAATTAGCCACGGAGGACAAAATCAAATCCAAAACCTCATCACACTCTGCTCAGGACATCACAAAGCACAGCATATGAATTCATGAACGTAAATTGGGGTGTATCCTCAATTTTTAATCGTCCAAGTTTTGTTCGGCGGGCTCCTGAGATTTTAGATAAACACAATGCTCAAGTATTAATAATGGGGCATAATCATCAAGCGACACATCGTTCTTTTCACAACGGAAAACAATACATTAATACAGGTACATGGACTGACGTTACAAGTTTTGACCCGGGGAGCTTGGGCCGTTTATCAAAACCTACTTATGCGTATATTGAATATCCAGAAGGTGATGAAACCTCATCAAGGGGTTTTACCAATGTATTTTTGCGTATTTGTCGTGGTAAACATCATGACTGGAAAGAGTTTGAGTTGTGATAAGGAAAATTATAAATATGAAGACTGGGTTAATTTTATTAGTGTTATTACTTTTAAGTACTTCATGCATAAAATCAGATATCAACGGTACTAGAGCTGCGCGTTTTGCTGTGAGCGATGCGGGAAATAATCGAATCCTTTTATGGAATCGAGTTCCTAATTCTTTTTCTGAACCAGCCGATCTTGTTTTGGGTCAGCCTAATATGACAATAGGTACCGCTAATAATACTCCAGATGCTCCTGGAACAATCAGTGCACAATCACTTTCTGTGCCAATGGGTGTTCATTTATTTGAAGAAAAACTCATCGCGGCAGATCAAAGCAATCACCGTGTACTTATTTGGAATAGTTGGCCTACAACAAATCAGCAGGCTGCAGATGTTGTATTAGGTCAAAACACAATGACTACTGGCGGGGCAAGTACTGGTACAGCAACATCTTTTAGTTATCCTAATTTAGTGAGTTTTGATGGGCAGCATCTTCTTGTTGGAGACATCACTGGACGAAGAGTCAAGGTCTGGAATTCACTGCCGACAGTGAATAACCAACCTCCTAATTTGATTTTATGTCAGTCCAGTCTCACGGGGTGGTTGTTAGGAACAACAAGTCAACTCTGTATGAGACCCAACAGTGCAGTGAGTAATGGAAATCAAGTTGCAGTGGCAGATTGGCAGAATCATCGAGTGCTTATTTGGAATACTTTTCCCACGGTGAGTGGTCAAGCGGCCAATGTTGTTTTAGGACAACCTAATATGACAAGTGCAGTAATTAACAACACTCCCGGTAATCCCGGTGTTGCCAGTGCTCAAAGTCTTTATTTTTGGACTGCGGCAAACCAAACGCCATCAAAAGTCATGTTTGTCGGAGAGAAATTGGTTGTAAGTGATTTTAATAATAACCGAGTGCTTGTTTGGAATTCAATACCGACGACTAATCAGCAAGCAGCAGACATGGTTATTGGTCAGCCCGATATGACGACAACAACTGCCAGTACAGGTGCTTATTTTTCTTCACCAAGTGGAATGTATTACGGCGGTGGAAAATTTATGGTAAGTGATCTGCTTAATAATCGAGTTCATGTTTGGAAAAGTTTCCCTACAAAAAACGGTCAACAAGCTGATTTTGTTTTAGGACAAAGTAATTTTATAAATAATTCTATTTTACCGGTAAAAGATTTTACGCTCTATTCTCCAATCGATGTGACTGGAAACTTTCATGTTAAAGGATTAAGAATTCCTGAGGGGTATTAAAAAACTATGATTGTTAGCGATTACATTTTAATTACTGAAATAGAAAAATCAGCTCCTGAAATTCTTTTTATTGATACTGCATGGCCAGGCGGGGAATCTTGCCTCGTGTCTAGATACCAATTCTTTCTTTGGGAGGAATTGGGGGATTCATCAATTCGCGAATTGCATCAAAAATAATTTTGAACTGAGAATCATATTTTCTTTCGAGAGTTGCTAGTTTTTGCGCCAACTCTTTATTCGTAAGTAGAAATTCCTTTATGTTCGATTTTTGAGGTTCCAGTTTGGAACCCCAAACGGTCGAATTCCTAAACGGTAATTCGAAACATAAAATCCTCAGGGAATCTGTCTTTGTTCCTTCCCACAGCTTTATTTAAATTCTTTGTTTTTACTTGATAAAGCAGGGCAAGGTCTGAGTCCTGCATAACTCTGTGCCCACGAATTAAA belongs to Oligoflexia bacterium and includes:
- a CDS encoding HNH endonuclease — encoded protein: RAERQEEKVKNDAPSPDIRLKTEHSRQTETQEDIPFQRSSIPTQLKRQVIHRDKDKCQHQYYDGSICENQRFIEIHHKIPISHGGQNQIQNLITLCSGHHKAQHMNS